In the Brucella anthropi ATCC 49188 genome, one interval contains:
- a CDS encoding undecaprenyl-diphosphate phosphatase has protein sequence MDVFNLLEAAFLGLIEGLTEFIPVSSTGHLLLIGHFLGFESTGKTFEVLIQLGAILAILTVYSAKLLKILTDFPRDARTRRFVFGILVAFLPAAVIGALAHGFIKSVLFETPMLVCIMLIIGGFILLWVDQLNLRPRYHDVMDYPLPMCLAIGFIQCLAMIPGVSRSGSTIVGSLLLGADKRSAAEFSFFLAMPTMAGAFAYDLYKSRNILSLNDGALIGVGFVMAFISGVFVVRYLLDYVSRHGFKLFGWWRLIVGSVGLAALLVWG, from the coding sequence ATGGATGTTTTTAATCTGCTGGAAGCCGCGTTTCTCGGTCTTATCGAAGGCTTGACCGAATTTATCCCGGTTTCCTCCACCGGACATTTGCTGCTGATCGGCCATTTTCTTGGTTTTGAATCCACAGGAAAAACCTTCGAGGTTCTGATCCAGCTTGGTGCCATTCTGGCCATCTTGACCGTCTATTCGGCAAAACTTTTGAAAATCCTGACCGATTTTCCCCGCGATGCCCGCACGCGGCGCTTCGTCTTCGGCATTCTGGTTGCCTTCCTGCCCGCTGCCGTCATCGGCGCGCTGGCGCACGGCTTCATCAAAAGCGTGCTGTTTGAAACGCCGATGCTTGTCTGCATCATGCTCATCATCGGCGGTTTCATCCTGCTCTGGGTGGACCAGCTCAATCTGCGTCCGCGCTATCATGATGTGATGGATTATCCGCTGCCCATGTGCCTCGCCATCGGCTTCATCCAGTGCCTGGCCATGATACCAGGCGTGTCGCGCTCCGGCTCCACCATTGTCGGCTCGCTTCTGCTGGGGGCCGACAAGCGCTCGGCGGCGGAGTTTTCGTTCTTCCTCGCTATGCCGACCATGGCAGGCGCTTTTGCCTATGACCTCTACAAGAGCCGCAATATCCTGTCGCTCAACGATGGTGCGCTGATCGGGGTCGGCTTCGTAATGGCTTTCATCTCGGGCGTTTTCGTCGTGCGCTATCTGCTGGACTATGTGTCCCGCCACGGCTTCAAGCTGTTCGGCTGGTGGCGCCTGATCGTCGGGTCGGTGGGGTTGGCCGCGCTTCTCGTCTGGGGGTAA
- a CDS encoding SDR family oxidoreductase, whose translation MRVFLFGAGYSAQAFAQRMTGEAERIDGTTRHEQKFPLLEKAGIKPMLFDGETPSPDLLDRLAQSTHVVVSISPGESGDPAVAVVEEALRRPDNTIRWIGYLSTVGVYGDHQGQWVDETAPCKPASRRSLERVEAEEAWGQLSERHGTPLAILRLSGIYGPGRNAFINLERGTARRIIKDNQVFNRIHVDDIAGSLRFLAGTNTGGIFNITDNEPSPPQDVVTYAAELMGMTPPPEVPFAEADMTPMARSFYGENKRVSNQRIRGLGYEFAYPDYKTAFSAMWRDDSWH comes from the coding sequence ATGCGCGTTTTTCTGTTCGGAGCCGGTTATTCTGCCCAGGCCTTTGCTCAAAGGATGACAGGTGAGGCGGAACGCATCGACGGGACAACGCGGCACGAGCAGAAATTCCCGCTCCTTGAAAAGGCGGGCATAAAGCCGATGCTCTTTGACGGTGAAACACCTTCGCCCGACCTTCTGGACCGGCTTGCCCAATCGACCCATGTGGTCGTTTCGATTTCGCCCGGCGAAAGCGGCGACCCGGCGGTCGCCGTTGTAGAAGAAGCGCTTCGTCGCCCCGACAACACCATTCGCTGGATCGGCTATCTGTCGACGGTCGGCGTCTATGGCGACCATCAGGGCCAATGGGTGGACGAGACTGCTCCCTGCAAGCCCGCGTCCCGCCGCAGTCTGGAGCGGGTAGAAGCCGAAGAAGCATGGGGACAATTGAGCGAACGGCACGGAACGCCACTCGCAATCTTGCGTCTTTCCGGCATTTACGGGCCGGGCCGCAACGCCTTCATTAATCTGGAACGCGGTACTGCACGGCGTATCATCAAAGACAATCAGGTCTTCAACCGCATCCACGTCGATGACATCGCCGGTAGCCTGCGTTTTCTGGCGGGGACCAACACAGGCGGCATCTTCAATATCACCGACAATGAACCAAGCCCGCCACAGGATGTCGTCACCTATGCAGCCGAACTGATGGGCATGACGCCGCCGCCGGAGGTCCCCTTCGCGGAAGCCGACATGACGCCGATGGCGCGCTCCTTCTATGGCGAGAACAAGCGTGTCTCCAACCAGCGCATCAGGGGTCTCGGTTATGAATTTGCCTATCCCGACTACAAGACCGCCTTTTCGGCGATGTGGCGCGACGATAGCTGGCACTGA
- a CDS encoding glutathione S-transferase family protein encodes MLTLFHHPMSSGSRYVRLILGEYGVEAELIEERPWSRRKEFLALNPAGTLPVLLAENDLPVVGATVIAEYLDETRGALKRSRRLLPESPMERAEVRRLVDWFLLKFENEVTRHIARERVFKLQMAAEMGGSAPDSTAIRAARTNIRQHMKYIDWLAATRDWLGGAHPSYADMAAAACISVLDYLGEIEWGETKAARDWYARMKSRPAFRPLLSDRVRGLAPVAHYGDLDF; translated from the coding sequence ATGCTTACGCTTTTTCATCATCCCATGTCTTCGGGTTCGCGCTATGTGCGGCTCATCCTCGGCGAGTATGGCGTTGAAGCGGAGTTGATCGAGGAGCGACCGTGGTCGCGTCGCAAAGAATTTCTGGCGCTGAACCCGGCGGGCACCCTGCCCGTTCTTCTGGCTGAAAATGACCTTCCGGTCGTCGGCGCGACGGTGATTGCCGAATATCTGGACGAGACACGCGGCGCCTTGAAACGCAGCCGCCGCCTTCTGCCGGAAAGCCCGATGGAGCGCGCCGAAGTGCGCCGCCTCGTTGACTGGTTTCTACTGAAATTCGAAAATGAAGTCACACGCCACATCGCGCGCGAACGTGTGTTCAAATTGCAGATGGCTGCCGAGATGGGCGGCAGCGCGCCGGATTCTACTGCTATTCGCGCTGCCCGCACCAATATCCGCCAGCACATGAAATATATCGACTGGCTGGCTGCAACGCGCGACTGGCTGGGTGGCGCGCATCCAAGCTATGCCGACATGGCTGCGGCAGCATGCATTTCCGTGCTGGACTACCTCGGCGAAATTGAATGGGGCGAAACCAAAGCGGCGCGTGACTGGTATGCACGCATGAAATCGCGTCCGGCCTTCCGCCCATTGCTTTCTGACCGCGTGCGCGGGCTTGCCCCGGTGGCCCATTATGGCGACCTCGACTTCTAA
- the queG gene encoding tRNA epoxyqueuosine(34) reductase QueG produces the protein MATSTSNSKTEKLKRFLIEEAKAVGFDAVAFTTPDAIPQAPERLRQYIADGHHADMEWMEETEARRSDPSVLWPEVRSIMMLAMNYGPDANPLAILEQQDRAAISVYAQNRDYHDIIKGKLKHVASRFAARAGQDVKVFVDTAPVMEKPLAEAAGLGWQGKHTNLVSRELGSWLFLGSIFTTAEIPPDAPERDHCGSCRACLDACPTKAFPSPYRIDARRCISYLTIENKGPIPHEFREAMGNRIYGCDDCLSVCPWNKFAQATSEMKLKARDDLKAPRLADLLTLDDPAFRTLFSGSPVKRIGRDRFLRNVLIATGNSGDKTLLPDVERLLEDEAPVVRGAAIWALKQLANPDHVAEMQKRLASSEEDATVQAEWTTASTRKSEAILGKHDA, from the coding sequence ATGGCGACCTCGACTTCTAATTCGAAAACCGAAAAGCTGAAGCGCTTCCTGATCGAAGAGGCGAAGGCGGTCGGTTTCGATGCCGTCGCCTTCACTACGCCGGATGCAATTCCGCAAGCGCCCGAACGGCTGCGCCAATATATTGCCGATGGCCACCACGCCGACATGGAATGGATGGAGGAAACCGAGGCGCGCCGCAGCGATCCAAGCGTGCTGTGGCCGGAAGTCCGTTCCATCATGATGCTGGCGATGAATTACGGGCCGGATGCCAACCCGCTCGCCATTCTGGAGCAACAGGATCGCGCGGCCATATCGGTCTACGCGCAAAACCGCGACTATCACGACATCATCAAGGGCAAGCTCAAGCATGTGGCGAGCCGTTTTGCCGCGCGCGCCGGACAGGATGTCAAAGTCTTCGTCGACACCGCGCCCGTCATGGAAAAGCCGCTGGCTGAGGCCGCGGGGCTCGGCTGGCAGGGCAAGCACACCAATCTGGTAAGCCGCGAGCTTGGCTCGTGGCTATTCCTCGGCTCCATCTTCACAACGGCGGAAATTCCGCCCGACGCGCCTGAACGCGACCATTGCGGCTCCTGCCGCGCCTGCCTCGACGCCTGCCCGACCAAGGCCTTCCCCTCGCCCTATCGCATCGATGCGCGACGCTGCATTTCCTATCTCACAATCGAGAACAAGGGGCCGATCCCGCACGAATTCCGCGAGGCGATGGGCAACCGCATCTATGGCTGCGACGATTGCCTTTCCGTCTGCCCTTGGAACAAGTTTGCGCAGGCGACCAGCGAAATGAAGCTGAAAGCCCGTGACGATCTGAAAGCGCCGCGTCTGGCCGATCTGTTGACATTGGATGACCCCGCTTTCCGCACCTTGTTTTCCGGCTCCCCGGTGAAACGGATCGGGCGCGACCGCTTCCTCCGCAATGTGCTGATCGCCACCGGTAACTCCGGTGATAAAACGCTTCTGCCAGATGTCGAACGACTGCTGGAAGACGAAGCGCCTGTCGTGCGCGGCGCAGCTATATGGGCCTTGAAGCAATTGGCCAATCCCGACCATGTGGCTGAAATGCAGAAACGTCTGGCCTCATCGGAAGAGGATGCTACGGTGCAAGCAGAGTGGACCACCGCATCGACCCGAAAATCGGAAGCGATTTTGGGAAAGCACGATGCGTAG